Part of the Canis aureus isolate CA01 chromosome 3, VMU_Caureus_v.1.0, whole genome shotgun sequence genome, ttggtttGTGGATGTTGGACCAtcgcatccctggaataaatcccactggaTCCTGGTATATGAGTCTTTtagtgtattgttgaatttggtttgctaatgttTTCATGAGGGTTTTGCAACTGTATTTGTCAGGgttattggcctgtaattttcatttcttgtgGTGTCCTTGTCCTGTTTTGTTATCAGGATAATTGTGGCCTTGTTGTAGAAGCACTTAAAATTCTCTGAAAAGTTTTCTGGACCAGAAGGGCCTACACTGACCACACCTCCCAAAGGCTGTATGTTCAGCTGGGAGATCAGAGCCagagccctgcctttggcccagatgtGGGTTTGTGTTGAAGAGGTGTATGTGGGGAAGCTCCCTGGAGGGTCTTCTCCACTTGGGGAGCTGGGAGGATAGCAGAGCATGGGCCTCACCTCCCCTGGGCCGTTGCTCGCTTCCTAGGAGCTTGTGTTTTCCTTGCCCTGTGCAACGAGCAGCCTCGCCTGCTGACTTAATGTCCCTGTGCTTGCCCAGGAACAGGCCGGGCTCTTGCCATGGGGCACTGTCGCCTCTGCCATGGGAAGTTCTCCTCACGGAGTCTCCGCAGCATTtctggcagggcacctggggacAGTTCAGGCAGACCACCTCCAGGGGAGCGAGTTTTCACCAGGGACTTCCAGCATCTGCTGGGGGTGGCCGTCCACCAGGACCCAGCTCTGTCTCAGTTCGTCTGCAAGAACTGCCATGCCCAGTTCTACCAGTGCCATGGCCTCCTCAAGTCCTTCCTGCAGAGAGTCAACGTCTCCCCGACGGGCCACCGGAAGACTTGCACAAAGTAAGCATTCCTCCTCCATTCATTTGGTGGGCTTTCAGGGATCGAGCACCCTGCGTGCTGGGGCTGTTCTAGGCCCCcagagtgtggggtggggggtgtgtgtcTCTGCAATGGGGAGATACCTCCTGCCTGGAGCAGCAGCCATGTGTGAGCACCAGTGTGACTGGTGTGAGGGAGGTGGACAGACGTGCATGAGGATGGTAAGGTCCTCAAAGGGCCCTGAGATGAAGACAGCTCTTGCAAGAGAAGTTTCAGACAGCATGTGGGAGAGGTGGCCTGTGAGAGGGGTCTGGTGAGCCCGGGTCTTGTTCATTGCTAGCCCAACTCACAGCCATCCTGATCCTTTGCAGGGTTGGTGCCCAGCCCCCaccaggggcagaggagggagcgtGTCTGGGTGAGTGTGCCCctggtgtgtggtgtgtgggtaGGCTCCAGGTGGGCTGGATGCTGACTGGCCATGGGTATGGCGTCTCTGTGCCTTTCCTCAGTGGACCTGATCACTTCGAGCCCCCAGGGCCTGCGCGACTTGGTGGCATGGGTGCATGGACACGCAGCCAGCTGTGGGGCCCTGCCTAACCTCCAGAGGACACTGTCCTCCGAGTACTGCGGTGTAATCCAAGCTGTGTGGGGCTGTGACCAGGGCCACGACTATACCATGGATGCCGACTCCAGCTGCGGGGCCCTCTTGCTGGACAGTGCATTGGCAGTCAAGTGGACATGGGACAAGGAGATGGCCCCATGGCTCACCCAGCATCGGGGCTCCAaccccactggggctgcccctcagaGCTCCCAAGGCAGAGCGACCACAGCTCCAGCCGAGACCGAGACACTGCCCAGCACGGACCTGGCCCAGCCTTCTTCAGATGTCAACCCTGTagggcctgggctgggcccccCATCTCAGCCAAGCTTCCCCTCAAGTGGGGCCCCAGGTAGGAAGCTCTTCTGGGCTGTAAGACCAGGATTCCTAGTCTTGAGCCAGGCAGGGCCCTCAGCAGGAAGTGGATGTCGTTATTGTTGTGGGCAGTGGTCATAGTGTTGTATGCAGAGGTTCTGGGACAAATGATGAGGAGTTCCTCCTGGGCATCTGACAGCAGGGAGGAGTTGAGGACCCTATTCCAGCAGTTTCTGTAAAGGCATGCTTGTCTGCCATCTGGTCTTCCTTGCTAAGCCTGCTTGGGGCCAGGGGGCTGAGGGAGGCAGAAGAATGGGGTCCTTGTTGTGGGACATAGGGGAAGAGGGCAGCTGGTACATCTGAGGCTGTTTTGGGCCGGCTGCAGGTCATTCCCTGGGTCTCAGCCAGTGTCCCAGTAACATCCCAGTGGGACTCATGTAGACAGGTTCCTCTGCCAACTGGCCAAGAGGAAACACAGGGCCCTTGTTGGGGACCTGATCCCACATTACTGTGGTTAGGGTGTAGCTGTTGATGACTTTATGCTAGGGTGGCTGGGGTGGCTTCCCCCTGGCTTCTCTCAGCCTCCATTTGTGCAACTGTGTGTGCGCGGTACTTGGCTGTTCCTATGTTCAAGCTCTTggtggcactttttaaaaatgcatctacAGAGATGGTTCAGAGAGATAGAGGTACACAAATgctgggaagggagaagggaattgTGTCAGAGGGTTCTTAGAACTGCTTGGCCTATTAAACTGTGCGCATGCAATTTTGAtaacaatgactttttaaatatcttggaACATGCACAAAGCACAGGTCGTCCGTCCTACCCTGAAACGACAGGATCTGAATCTCTAGGAAGGGCTGGGTTTGCTGATGTGGACTGTCGGCTAGAGTTTCTGATGTCTGGTGCTGCCCATGCCTGTGCTAGACATGAGGGTAGCCTGTCTGGCTGTGCAGAGACCTTATGGGGGATGGGACTGGGAGGTGGCTGGGATTTCAGGTGGGAGGACCCCAGGCTCCCAACGGGGAAGGCTCCGTTGTCAGACAGGTACACGCCTCCTTGCCTGCACTCTGTGTTGGTAATAGGAGccttgttctttgtttctcagGGCGGTTGggtgagaagcaggttccatctTCAACCTCGGATGATCGGGTAAAAGACGAGTTCAGTGACCTTTCTGAGGGGTGAGAGAAGAGTGGGTTTAAATAGCCTAAAATTCCTCCTTGGAAAACCAAACTCCGCCAACTTGTGCACTCCCTGCCCGTATCCTGGCCAGGACCCTCTCCTTCTCTCAGTGGGAAGGAGATGAGTGGCCGAGGGTGCTTCCAGGGTTCTTGTTCCTGATGGGGGCCTCCTGGGTCTAGAGGGCCTCTCAGACCTAAGGCATCTGCGAGGGAAACAGGACCAGGGTGGTGTGGAAATTAGAGTCCCATGCTCGCCCCTTTGCTGTTGCTGGCCCGTGTCCTCCAAGGCTGTATGTAGTTTGTACCAGCTGTAGATGATTCTGAAACAGGAAGTCAATCTCTGGTCCTTTGTCATGATATGATCATCACTTGGGTCAGAGGTTCTGCGCAGGAGGACAAATTGCCCAGGAAAGGGCATTACCAGGGACTGTGTTCCTGGGGCCACCTCCTGCTTTTCGGCTGAGAGCCACTAATGGTGGCAGCTACACGCCAGCTGGCCTTCACACCCTTTCCCCATAAGCTGTGGCTGGACTATACATGTACCCTCCTCCACACAAATCGGAGGACAGTATGGTTTTTGGTACAACTCCAGTGGGGTATCTGTGATAAATGACTGAGGTGCCTGGAAGAACCCAAGTGGATGTGCTAAAAACACTCCCAGGACCAGGAGTGGTCACAGGCTGTTCCATAGGCTACTAGCCAGCCTTAGTCTTTCCTGTCCAGACAGGTGGCCACCTGTAAGGGAAGGCCATACATAGGGTACTAGCTTGTCTCTGCTTCCCTATAGAGACTGAATAGTTACTCATGTTTTAGGGTAAAGGTTACAGATACGCAGATCATTTTTTGGCCTTTGTGATCTTTGCAATGGCTGATAGCTGACCTGTCAGCTGGATAGGTGTTCACACAGTTCTGGGTATAGGTGACCCCTAGTCTGAAAGTCCACTTCCTCAGAAGCCCACCTCCTTGAGGTCTTGGCGCGCTACCTGGGGCCCCATAGAGTGGTCCTTCCAAAGTTCAGGGTTCTAATGTGAGGGGATTGCGGCTTCTGGGGGATGGTCCAATTTGCTGGACTTCAGTGACTCTGGCCTGACCTTTCTGTTAGGAACCTAGTTCAGAGATTTGGGGATTTTAGGTTTCTGAGACCTTTTTGAGAGAGCTAAAATATGGAGTATGGAGATTTGATGGTGTTTTTAGTTAGGAAGTATCATTGCATCTGTCATGCACCCTAGGCCTTTGCTAAAGGTTCTCTCTTCTTCCCAAGGGACATCCTGAGTGAAGACGAAAATGACAAGAAGCAGAATACCCAGTCCTCAGATGAATCCTTTGAGCCTTACCCAGAAAAGAAGTAAGGGGGGGCAGTCTTGTTGCATGTCCATGGGGTCTGGGAATGGCATCACTGGGTAACCTGGAAACCTATGTCTGCCTGGTAGGGTCACCGGGTAGGAGTAGTGGGGATAGGGAATGGAGGCTCCTGCttcccgggctgccctgtctcaGCACatgttttctgcttctctttggcCTGACCACCCTAGTCCAATGCAGTTTGGCTTCTGAGTGAGCTGGGAGGCGTTTCCTAGTTCAGTGCTGGGACCTGGTCTCAGTCATGTGAGAGTGTGCAGGGTGCCTGTGGATATGATTCAGCCTCATTCTGGGAGCTCCCTGCTTTCCCTTCTGCCAGCCCTGCTCTGCATTGTGGTGGAGTAGTGTCTACCGTCTTAGCCTCTGACTTCCTGCAGGAACCTCTACCCcgttgttctttctctttctgtgccaAGGTCTCTGGAGGCTCAGGGACCCAGCCCTGCGGTTGCTCTGGCACAGATTTCGACACCACCCTCTAGTAGATCTGCTTCTGTGGGCTTGTCTCAACCTTCTGTTTTCAcagatttgtgttttctcttagTTAGGATATATGGTCCTGGCAGGGAAGGCTGAGATGTACTTGTGTCTCTTTCTTCCCAGCCTTGTGCCCAGGAACACCCAGAACATCTGCGGTTAGTCACTGTCCCACTTGGGTATTCTTGGGCATTTCACAGTAGAATGAAAACACAGGAGCACCACACCATCAGCCAAGAAAACACAGCAGAAAGATTAAAAAGCAAACCTGACTTCCTTTTTACTTTTGGGTTTTGACATGGCtgtggagagagaaacagaagccaGGCCCTGTGAAAGGTGACCCACAGGGCCCAGGAGGCAGTGGGCTGGCCACAGCTCTGGGTTCAGCCTTGTGCCCACAGAAACACTCAGACATGGTGGCCGCATGGTTCCTTGGGTGCCACAGTGTGAGTCATACCTGGAGACCTAGGACAGGGGCTCTGAGCAGCCCTGCTCCATGTGACTTTGTTTTAGCAGACATGCCTGTGTGGGCCCTCACCTGGGGGCAGACAAGAAGACACTTAGCAATGTGTGGATTAGGGCACCATGGCTCCAGGAAGAAATGAGAGTCAGGAGCCTGAGTGATcgaggggaaggaaaagaaaccaaaaagcagGGAGTCAGGTGTTGCCAGCATAGCCCTCTGGTGTCTGCGGGGATTTGAACCCCACACCCTTGAGGGACTCAcccagtggggaacctgcttttccctctccttctgcctgctgcttcttCTGCTTGTGCACTTGTGCTTGcgtgctgtcaaataaaatattttaaaaaggagagatgtGTAATCTGGTGTGGGAGGGATATGGTGAATCACTGGTCACAGGGTGGTTCTGGGGTGCCTGAGGGTGGAGGCCAGTGAGAAGAGGACACACGGCCAGATATCAAAGAAAAACTGTTAgacaaggagaggaggagaagcctGAACAGTCCCCGGAAAGGTTCTTTTTAATATACTCTTTAAGGAGGACAACAATTATTTataatctgtgttgttttaagattttatttgtttgagagagtgcatgtgtgcacaagcggaggcaaaggcagaggagggagaagcaaactcccccactgagcagggagtctaacTCAGGGCTAGatacctcaggtcatgacctgagccggaggcagacgcttcaccaactgcgCCATCCAGGAGCTcctataatctgtttttttttttaaattgtggtaaaataaaaaaaaataaaaataaaaaaaaataaattgtggtaaaatatatatataaaattttaccgttttatcattttttaaaagatttacattattttttagagagggagcatATGTGAGCAGGCGGAGGGTCAGAgtgagagaatctcgagcagactccccactcagtgtggagcccagtacAGGGGCTCTGTCACTCAATCCTGAGACTGCGACCTGCGACAAAATCAAAAGTCTGACatttgaccgactgagccacccaggtgcccccatgttaTCATGTTTAGATGTGTAgttaattcagtggcattaagtacattcatagtGTTGTGTAACCGTCATCACTGTTTCTAAACTTTTCCTCATCCTAAGCAGTAATgaatccccgccccccccccccccccccccgggctctgGCAGCCACTAATCTAATTTCAGGGTACCTCATTCAAGTGGAAatatgtatttgttctttttgataGGCTTCTTTCAGTTAACATAATGTTTTTTAGATTCATATGTGTTGTAACATGTCTCAGAATTTGGTTCCTTCTATGGCTGAatatattctgttgtatggatagaccacagtTTGTTGATGCATTCATCTGTCATTTCGGGttgcttctgccttttggctGTTGGGAATAATGTTATAAGTACTGGCCAACAAATATATGTCGGAGAGGCCCCTGGTGACTCGGTTAAGCACCCAATTCTGGATCTCAGGGTCGGAAGtttaagtcctgcattgggctctaggcccagtgtagagtttacttaaaaaaaaaaaaacaaaaaaacaaaaaaaaaattatctgtttgAGTCTCTGTTTCAGTTCTTTGGGTGTCCCCCgaagtagaattgttgggtcatatggtagttccatgtttaacttttttttttttttccatgtttaactttttgagaaactgccttatagttttccatagcagctgcatcattttacattcaacaatgtacaagggttccaatttctccaaatcttcaacattgtttattttctttgtttttaattttgacatgattttattttgttttttaaagattttacttacctGAGAAAGAGCAagtaagagaaagagcacaagtggtgggggggtggtgtaGAGGGAGAGGTGAGAAGCAGGCCCCCGCTGACCAGAGACCCTGaagcagagctccatcccaggaccccaggatcatgacgtgagccaaaggtagatgcttaactgactgagccacccaggtggccctgtgtttttggttttggggttgtttttttgttttttgtttttttggttcttttttttttagagaacgCTTCAGGGGGGCAtgtagagagagaggaaagagaaccttaagcaggctccaagcccagtatAGAGCCCTACATAGCCCAGTATAGAGCCCTACCCTGAGACAAAATCAAAGGTCAGATGGTtaacaaccaactgagcctcccaggcaccccattattttgcttatttttaaagtgaagtaTACTTGACATATGGTGTTAGGTCCAATCATGTTGTGacaaatggtaagatctcattctttttatgactgaattatGTTCTgttatatacataccacatcgtctttatccgttcatcttggAGCCCTTGGGTTCCTTCCATGTCCTGGCTATTATAAACAGTGCTGCCATAAACATGGGGGCAtgtgtctttttgaattagtgttttctttttgtttgggtaaatacccaatagtggaattactggatcatattctatttctattttaaattttatatgaagttttttattgtaattccaggatagttaacatacagtgtctattagtttcatgtgtatatatttttaattttttgtggaatatccatactgctttccatagtagccatttccttttttctaatttttagtatAGTTAAACAgtgttaccttagtttcaggcatatgacatagtgattcaaaCCTGATTTCCTTTTCAGTCGTCATCCTCGGGGTGAAGTGGTATCCCATTGtcattttggttttatgtttatttgtttttaaaggttttatttatttattcatgagagactcagagaggcagagacaggcagagggagaagcaggctccgtggagagcctgatgggggggactctatcccaggaccctagaaccccaggactctgggatcactacctgagcctaaggcagacactcaaccactgagccaccccattGTCATGTTGATTTGCAATTCtttaatgattagtgatgatgagcatcttttaacatcttactatgttgaatagtggtagtgaagaaatgtctatttaactcctttgcccttttttaatttattatttattatttatttattatttttattctttttaaaagattttatttatttattcatgaga contains:
- the ZNF276 gene encoding zinc finger protein 276 isoform X1, giving the protein MKRDRLGRFLSPGAAGQRGGSGGGGSGRTRGRPARSGPSVDEAAALVAARLGWGLARARGDPGEDGADEAGTGRALAMGHCRLCHGKFSSRSLRSISGRAPGDSSGRPPPGERVFTRDFQHLLGVAVHQDPALSQFVCKNCHAQFYQCHGLLKSFLQRVNVSPTGHRKTCTKVGAQPPPGAEEGACLVDLITSSPQGLRDLVAWVHGHAASCGALPNLQRTLSSEYCGVIQAVWGCDQGHDYTMDADSSCGALLLDSALAVKWTWDKEMAPWLTQHRGSNPTGAAPQSSQGRATTAPAETETLPSTDLAQPSSDVNPVGPGLGPPSQPSFPSSGAPGRLGEKQVPSSTSDDRVKDEFSDLSEGDILSEDENDKKQNTQSSDESFEPYPEKKVSGKKSESKEAKKSEEPKIRKKPGPKPGWKNKLRCEREELPTIYKCPYQGCTAVYRGADGMKKHIKEHHEEVRERPCPHPGCNKVFMIDRYLQRHVKLIHTEVRNYICDECGQTFKQRKHLLVHQMRHSGAKPLQCEVCGFQCRQRASLKYHMTKHKAETELDFACDQCGRRFEKAHNLNVHMSMVHPLTQTQDKALTLEPAPGPVEGQAVKPEPT
- the ZNF276 gene encoding zinc finger protein 276 isoform X2; protein product: MGHCRLCHGKFSSRSLRSISGRAPGDSSGRPPPGERVFTRDFQHLLGVAVHQDPALSQFVCKNCHAQFYQCHGLLKSFLQRVNVSPTGHRKTCTKVGAQPPPGAEEGACLVDLITSSPQGLRDLVAWVHGHAASCGALPNLQRTLSSEYCGVIQAVWGCDQGHDYTMDADSSCGALLLDSALAVKWTWDKEMAPWLTQHRGSNPTGAAPQSSQGRATTAPAETETLPSTDLAQPSSDVNPVGPGLGPPSQPSFPSSGAPGRLGEKQVPSSTSDDRVKDEFSDLSEGDILSEDENDKKQNTQSSDESFEPYPEKKVSGKKSESKEAKKSEEPKIRKKPGPKPGWKNKLRCEREELPTIYKCPYQGCTAVYRGADGMKKHIKEHHEEVRERPCPHPGCNKVFMIDRYLQRHVKLIHTEVRNYICDECGQTFKQRKHLLVHQMRHSGAKPLQCEVCGFQCRQRASLKYHMTKHKAETELDFACDQCGRRFEKAHNLNVHMSMVHPLTQTQDKALTLEPAPGPVEGQAVKPEPT